Proteins co-encoded in one Treponema succinifaciens DSM 2489 genomic window:
- a CDS encoding phage late control D family protein, which translates to MPGENRTLTPVWIAYVDGVRLGTGYEGALKSIRIHDGLNSIGTASLVFDLPATDFDNDDVFSEGSEVSVHLGYKDDVEEVFSGEVTGFVPRFGEYGAPQMEVQIETKLHRLDKGIRAKAFESKTTAQIIKEIITNHNLKAEVEEFGPKHNYTEQRNITDYDYITQLACKYGKAVWCQGSTVYVKTEITPSDDDVILEWGKSIISARAKTSMTKQLSAATCTGWSIMDCRGFAATATMKDIPLKIGGEYSWEDNSKGYDPKKIEQITTEEIIDEEDAAAVAKAYIQNRSFKFQSCDIKTKGNYHIKPGNRLTVKYIGKQSDGEYLIESVEHTLDIQEGFITRCHLIRNFCEVNDRSGTASEIDRERADSQINGTQEENSLVASAGGSKAENQSDLENTSNEKNPKIMNPHWEDENGNTITKALVGDEVYLCAEITDIDDCKSAKLKIVEKDDEGEDDDIDSVSGKVQDSKIKCKWKVKYTADDDDSNSQQEKEEKGYTLPEYAFSVECDGVESDESGQLDVMGWIKTQFKDKKSGKPISNHKYTIYLLDGSTKKGITNSDGFVDEKDLKPGKYFINFGE; encoded by the coding sequence ATGCCAGGAGAGAACAGAACACTTACGCCGGTCTGGATAGCCTATGTTGACGGAGTGAGGCTTGGCACAGGCTACGAGGGCGCGCTAAAATCCATCAGAATCCACGACGGGCTGAACTCAATCGGGACGGCGAGCCTCGTCTTCGACCTGCCCGCCACCGACTTTGACAATGATGATGTATTCTCCGAGGGGAGCGAGGTCTCAGTCCATCTCGGCTACAAAGACGATGTCGAGGAAGTTTTCTCAGGCGAGGTAACGGGCTTCGTGCCGCGGTTCGGTGAGTACGGCGCACCCCAGATGGAAGTCCAAATAGAAACAAAACTGCACAGGCTGGACAAAGGCATACGCGCAAAGGCATTTGAAAGCAAGACAACAGCCCAGATTATAAAAGAAATCATCACAAATCATAATCTGAAAGCCGAGGTCGAGGAATTCGGCCCGAAGCACAACTACACGGAGCAAAGGAACATCACTGACTATGACTACATCACTCAGCTCGCCTGCAAGTACGGGAAGGCGGTCTGGTGTCAGGGCAGCACTGTTTATGTAAAAACTGAAATAACACCGAGTGATGACGATGTAATCCTTGAATGGGGAAAGTCGATAATCAGCGCGAGGGCAAAGACGAGCATGACAAAGCAGCTTTCTGCTGCGACCTGCACGGGCTGGAGCATCATGGACTGCAGGGGCTTTGCGGCGACGGCTACGATGAAGGACATCCCTCTCAAAATCGGGGGCGAATACTCTTGGGAGGACAACTCGAAGGGCTACGACCCGAAGAAAATCGAGCAGATTACCACCGAAGAAATTATCGACGAGGAAGACGCGGCGGCGGTCGCCAAAGCCTACATACAGAACCGCTCGTTCAAGTTCCAGAGCTGCGACATAAAGACAAAGGGAAACTATCACATAAAGCCGGGCAACCGCCTCACGGTGAAATATATCGGCAAGCAGAGCGACGGTGAATATTTGATTGAGAGCGTGGAGCATACGCTTGACATTCAGGAAGGCTTCATCACGAGATGCCATCTGATAAGGAATTTCTGCGAGGTGAACGACAGGAGCGGAACGGCGAGCGAGATAGACAGGGAGCGGGCGGACAGCCAGATTAACGGCACACAGGAAGAGAACTCACTAGTAGCTTCTGCGGGCGGAAGCAAGGCTGAGAATCAGAGCGACTTAGAAAACACATCCAATGAAAAGAATCCGAAAATCATGAATCCACACTGGGAAGATGAAAACGGCAATACAATTACAAAAGCTCTTGTTGGCGATGAAGTTTATCTTTGTGCTGAGATTACAGATATAGATGATTGTAAAAGCGCAAAACTTAAGATTGTTGAAAAAGATGATGAAGGCGAAGATGATGATATTGACTCTGTTTCTGGTAAAGTACAGGATTCAAAAATCAAATGCAAATGGAAAGTAAAATATACTGCAGATGATGATGACTCTAACAGCCAGCAGGAAAAAGAAGAAAAAGGTTACACCTTGCCTGAATATGCATTTTCTGTTGAATGTGATGGTGTTGAAAGTGATGAATCTGGGCAGCTGGATGTTATGGGATGGATTAAAACCCAATTTAAGGATAAAAAGAGTGGAAAACCAATCTCAAATCATAAATATACAATCTATTTATTGGATGGTTCAACAAAAAAAGGTATCACGAACTCTGATGGTTTTGTTGATGAAAAAGATTTGAAGCCCGGTAAATATTTCATAAACTTTGGAGAATAA